Proteins from a single region of Rhea pennata isolate bPtePen1 chromosome 6, bPtePen1.pri, whole genome shotgun sequence:
- the NR4A2 gene encoding nuclear receptor subfamily 4 group A member 2 — MPCVQAQYGSSPQGASPASQSYSYHSSGEYSSDFLTPEFVKFSMDLTNTEITATTSLPSFSTFMDNYNTSYDVKPPCLYQMPLSGQQSSIKVEDIQMHSYQQHSHLPPQSEEMMSHSGSVYYKPSSPPTPSTPGFQVQHGPMWDDPGSLHNFHPNYVATTHMIEQRKTPVSRLSLFSFKQSPPGTPVSSCQMRFDGPLHVPMNPEPAGAHHAVDGQAFAVPNPIRKQPSMAFPGLQLGHAPQLLDSQVPSPPSRGSPSNEGLCAVCGDNAACQHYGVRTCEGCKGFFKRTVQKNAKYVCLANKNCPVDKRRRNRCQYCRFQKCLAVGMVKEVVRTDSLKGRRGRLPSKPKSPQEPSPPSPPVSLISALVRAHVDSNPAMTSLDYARFQASPDYQMSGDDTQHIQQFYDLLTGSMEIIRGWAEKIPGFTDLPKTDQDLLFESAFLELFVLRLAYRSNPVEGKLIFCNGVVLHRLQCVRGFGEWIDSIVEFSSNLQNMNIDISAFSCIAALAMVTERHGLKEPKRVEELQNKIVNCLKDHVTFNNGGLNRPNYLSKLLGKLPELRTLCTQGLQRIFYLKLEDLVPPPAIIDKLFLDTLPF; from the exons ATGCCCTGTGTTCAGGCTCAGTATGGGTCCTCGCCTCAAGGAGCCAGCCCGGCCTCCCAGAGCTACAGTTACCACTCTTCAGGAGAATACAGCTCCGATTTCTTAACTCCAGAGTTTGTCAAGTTTAGCATGGACCTCACCAACACTGAAATCACTGCCACCACTTCTCTCCCCAGCTTCAGTACCTTTATGGACAACTACAACACAAGCTACGACGTGAAGCCACCTTGCTTGTACCAAATGCCCCTGTCTGGACAGCAGTCCTCCATTAAGGTGGAAGACATTCAGATGCACAGCtaccagcagcacagccacctCCCCCCCCAGTCCGAGGAGATGATGTCCCACTCAGGCTCCGTGTACTACAAGCCCTCGTCGCCCCCGACCCCCTCCACGCCCGGCTTCCAGGTGCAGCACGGCCCCATGTGGGACGACCCCGGCTCCCTGCACAACTTCCACCCCAACTACGTGGCCACCACGCACATGATCGAGCAGCGGAAAACGCCCGTGTCGCGCCTCTCGCTCTTCTCCTTCAAGCAGTCGCCCCCCGGCACGCCCGTCTCCAGCTGCCAGATGCGCTTCGACGGGCCCCTGCACGTGCCCATGAACCCCGAGCCGGCCGGCGCCCACCACGCCGTGGACGGGCAGGCTTTCGCCGTGCCCAACCCCATCCGCAAGCAGCCCTCCATGGCCTTCCCCGGGCTGCAGCTCGGCCACGCTCCGCAGCTGCTCGACAGCCAGGTGCCCTCGCCGCCCTCGCGGGGGTCCCCGTCCAACGAGGGGCTCTGCGCCGTCTGCGGGGACAACGCCGCCTGCCAGCACTACGGCGTCCGCACCTGCGAGGGCTGCAAGGGCTTCTTCAag CGCACCGTGCAGAAGAACGCCAAGTACGTGTGCCTGGCCAACAAGAACTGCCCCGTGGACAAGCGCCGCCGCAACCGCTGCCAGTACTGCCGCTTCCAGAAGTGCCTCGCCGTCGGCATGGTGAAGGAGG TGGTGCGCACGGACAGCCTCaagggccgccgcggccgcctgcCGTCCAAGCCGAAGAGCCCGCAGGAGCCCTCGCCGCCCTCGCCGCCCGTGAGCCTGATCAGCGCGCTGGTGAGAGCCCACGTCGACTCCAACCCGGCCATGACCAGCCTGGACTACGCCAGG TTCCAGGCTAGCCCTGACTACCAGATGAGTGGAGATGACACTCAGCACATCCAGCAGTTCTATGATCTCTTGACGGGCTCCATGGAGATCATCCGAGGATGGGCAGAAAAAATCCCTGGCTTCACTGATCTTCCTAAAACAGACCAAGACTTGCTCTTCGAATCTGCCTTCCTGGAGCTGTTTGTGCTGCGACTGGCTTACAG GTCAAACCCAGTGGAGGGCAAGCTTATCTTCTGCAATGGGGTAGTCCTGCACCGGTTGCAGTGTGTCCGTGGTTTTGGGGAATGGATTGACTCCATTGTGGAATTCTCCTCCAACTTGCAAAACATGAACATCGATATATCTGCCTTCTCTTGCATCGCTGCCCTGGCTATGGTAACAG AGAGGCATGGGCTTAAGGAACCCAAGAGGGTGGAAGAACTTCAAAACAAGATTGTAAATTGTCTCAAAGACCATGTGACTTTCAATAACGGGGGGTTGAATCGCCCCAATTATTTGTCCAAACTCTTGGGGAAGCTCCCTGAACTTCGCACTCTTTGCACGCAGGGGCTGCAACGCATTTTCTACCTGAAATTGGAAGATTTGGTGCCACCTCCAGCAATAATCGACAAACTTTTTCTGGACACTTTACCTTTTTAA